Proteins co-encoded in one Thermomicrobiales bacterium genomic window:
- a CDS encoding biotin--protein ligase translates to MHGEYKTPGGKLVVVDFAVADGRLSDAMVSGDFFLYPEEALEYISGALDGLSVDASEEHIAQSVADALPQGTEMLGFSPEAIAIAVRRGLA, encoded by the coding sequence ATGCATGGTGAGTACAAGACGCCGGGCGGCAAGCTCGTCGTCGTCGATTTCGCCGTCGCCGATGGGCGATTGAGCGACGCGATGGTCTCGGGAGATTTCTTCCTGTATCCCGAGGAGGCGCTGGAATATATCTCCGGCGCGCTCGACGGCCTGTCGGTCGATGCCAGTGAGGAACATATCGCGCAGTCGGTCGCCGACGCTCTGCCACAGGGCACAGAGATGCTCGGCTTCTCGCCGGAGGCGATCGCGATCGCGGTGCGAAGGGGGTTAGCATGA
- a CDS encoding biotin/lipoate A/B protein ligase family protein, with product MSRSEQLYPREANSRWRDYEWEIIPSTPLPPAMNIALDEVLTRQVGAGARRPTLRFWGWAAPVVVIGRFQSVRNEVQIENSADLGVQIVRRITGGGAMFTEPGLDITYSLYAPPALVEGLSFPESYAFLDSWVVETFRELGIDAWYAPLNDITSAGGKIGGAAQARRFGAVLHHTMASYEMDPTLMLQVLRIGMEKLSDKGLRSADKRVGPLHQQTNLPREAFFHALTERFKDLTGGELGEITDVEHQAAVELVRAKFSTEEWTYLLP from the coding sequence ATGAGCCGAAGCGAGCAGCTGTACCCGCGCGAGGCGAACTCCCGCTGGCGGGACTATGAGTGGGAGATCATTCCATCGACCCCGCTGCCGCCGGCGATGAACATCGCGCTCGACGAGGTGCTGACCCGCCAGGTTGGCGCGGGAGCGCGCCGGCCAACCCTGCGCTTCTGGGGCTGGGCCGCGCCGGTCGTCGTCATCGGCCGCTTCCAGTCAGTCCGCAACGAGGTGCAGATCGAGAACTCGGCAGACCTGGGCGTTCAGATCGTCCGCCGTATTACCGGCGGCGGCGCGATGTTCACCGAACCTGGTCTCGATATCACCTATTCGCTGTACGCGCCGCCGGCGCTCGTCGAGGGTCTGTCGTTCCCGGAGTCATACGCTTTCCTCGATAGCTGGGTGGTCGAGACCTTTCGCGAGCTGGGGATCGACGCCTGGTACGCGCCGCTGAACGACATCACCTCGGCCGGCGGCAAGATCGGTGGCGCGGCTCAGGCCCGTCGGTTCGGCGCGGTGTTGCACCACACGATGGCGTCGTACGAGATGGACCCGACGCTGATGCTTCAGGTGCTGCGGATCGGGATGGAGAAGCTGTCTGACAAGGGGCTTCGCAGCGCCGACAAGCGGGTCGGCCCCCTGCATCAGCAGACGAACCTGCCGCGCGAGGCGTTCTTCCACGCGCTGACCGAGCGCTTCAAGGATCTAACGGGCGGCGAGCTGGGAGAGATTACCGACGTCGAGCACCAGGCGGCCGTCGAGCTGGTCCGCGCCAAGTTCTCAACCGAGGAATGGACCTACCTCCTGCCCTGA
- a CDS encoding IS630 family transposase, with the protein MKRSWCLSGKPDAGFVAAMEDVLDVYARPIDPLRPLVCFDESGKALRGDVRPSQPAGPGHALREDPAYIRHGSANLFLWCAPHLGQRGITVTERRTRVDWAVAMRHLVDEVFPTAERIVVVLDNLNIHADHSLYAAFPPREAKRIRDKLELHYTPKHASWLNIAELEFSALVRQCLDQRIPTPTDLQQAVDAWTTRRNSRAKPVQWHFMVEHARIKLRRLYPVPELDTSC; encoded by the coding sequence CTGAAACGCAGCTGGTGTCTGTCCGGGAAGCCTGATGCGGGATTCGTCGCAGCCATGGAAGATGTGCTCGACGTCTATGCTCGACCGATCGACCCACTGCGTCCACTAGTCTGCTTTGACGAGAGTGGCAAAGCACTCCGGGGCGATGTCCGTCCCAGTCAGCCAGCTGGACCCGGTCACGCGCTGCGGGAAGATCCGGCCTATATCCGCCACGGCAGTGCCAACCTCTTTCTCTGGTGTGCGCCCCATCTTGGACAGCGAGGCATCACCGTCACCGAGCGGCGCACCCGGGTCGACTGGGCCGTCGCCATGCGCCATCTCGTCGATGAGGTCTTCCCGACGGCGGAGCGGATCGTGGTGGTGCTCGACAATCTCAACATCCATGCCGACCACTCACTCTATGCGGCGTTCCCGCCCCGGGAGGCAAAGCGCATTCGCGACAAGCTGGAACTGCATTACACCCCCAAGCATGCTTCGTGGCTGAACATCGCCGAACTGGAGTTTAGTGCGCTGGTGCGCCAATGTCTGGATCAGCGCATCCCCACGCCGACGGACTTGCAGCAGGCGGTTGATGCCTGGACAACCCGGCGCAACAGCCGCGCCAAACCGGTGCAATGGCACTTCATGGTGGAGCACGCACGCATCAAATTGCGCCGGCTGTATCCGGTCCCTGAACTGGACACTTCATGCTAG
- a CDS encoding helix-turn-helix domain-containing protein: MSNKQHVVRLTAAERTELRQLIETGSAHARRLKRARILLKADASIAGPRWTDVQIAEALECSPRTVARLRERCCREGLAASLGRRPSTRVYRRRFDGAAEARLTTLACSPAPAGAARWTLRLLADTVVEQEIVPQVCPETVRMTLKKTSSSRG, from the coding sequence ATGAGTAATAAGCAACACGTGGTACGGCTGACGGCAGCGGAACGAACGGAATTGCGCCAGCTCATTGAGACAGGGTCCGCCCATGCCAGGCGCCTTAAACGCGCCCGCATCCTGCTCAAAGCCGATGCCAGTATCGCCGGACCACGGTGGACCGATGTCCAGATTGCGGAGGCACTGGAATGCAGTCCCCGGACGGTCGCGCGACTCCGGGAACGATGCTGTCGTGAGGGTCTGGCCGCCAGTCTGGGGCGACGTCCCTCGACACGGGTCTATCGGCGACGCTTTGATGGCGCAGCGGAAGCCCGGCTGACCACGCTTGCTTGTAGTCCTGCACCAGCGGGTGCTGCCCGCTGGACGCTGCGCTTGCTGGCCGATACCGTGGTGGAGCAGGAGATTGTCCCCCAGGTGTGCCCGGAGACGGTCCGCATGACACTTAAAAAAACGTCCTCAAGCCGTGGCTGA
- a CDS encoding sensor histidine kinase — protein MAGILEAPVRPERASLANPLRLLVARETWVSFTFILLSFALGIFWFVALVTLLSTGLSLAVTVVGLPILAGTLVFWVGGARLERARFNAMLGEQIADPYKQLPAGSLWQKLKVRLSDRYVWLDLLYLSLLFPIGLVQFVIAITWASVALALITAPSWYWLNSDATGWTVDTLPRALLAIVIGIPVLLAMPYVLIGMVRGHAWLARNLLGADLEAMLSARVGELTESRSRAANASVDELRRIERDLHDGAQQRLTRLAMDLGMAKEKMDSDPEAAKALIAEAHEEAKAAMREIRDLARGIHPAVLTDRGLDAAISALAGRSPVPVTLDIDLPTRLPDAIESTAYFVVAEALTNVARHSNATSARVTARLTGGRLLVDITDNGRGGAVVTPGGGLEGLADRVAGVDGTLTIDSPSGGPTTIHAELPCVW, from the coding sequence ATGGCCGGGATCCTGGAAGCGCCTGTGCGACCCGAGCGGGCATCGCTCGCCAACCCGCTGCGCCTGCTCGTCGCGCGCGAGACGTGGGTCTCGTTCACGTTTATTCTGCTGAGCTTCGCGCTCGGTATCTTCTGGTTTGTCGCGCTCGTGACGCTGCTCTCGACGGGGCTCTCGCTCGCGGTCACCGTCGTTGGCCTGCCGATCCTGGCCGGCACGCTGGTCTTCTGGGTCGGGGGCGCCCGGCTGGAGCGCGCGAGGTTCAACGCAATGCTCGGTGAGCAGATCGCAGATCCCTACAAACAGCTCCCGGCCGGCAGCCTCTGGCAGAAGCTCAAGGTCCGGCTGAGTGATCGGTATGTCTGGCTCGATCTCCTCTACCTGTCGCTGCTCTTCCCGATCGGGCTCGTCCAGTTCGTCATCGCGATTACCTGGGCCAGCGTGGCGCTCGCACTGATCACCGCGCCGTCGTGGTACTGGCTGAATTCCGACGCCACGGGCTGGACTGTCGATACCCTCCCCAGGGCGCTCCTTGCTATTGTGATAGGTATCCCAGTTCTGCTGGCGATGCCCTATGTCCTGATCGGCATGGTCCGCGGCCACGCATGGCTGGCGCGGAACTTGCTCGGCGCGGACCTCGAAGCGATGCTCAGCGCGCGGGTCGGGGAGCTGACCGAGAGTCGATCCCGTGCCGCCAATGCGTCGGTGGACGAGCTCCGCCGGATCGAGCGCGACCTGCACGACGGAGCTCAGCAGCGATTGACACGGCTGGCGATGGATCTCGGCATGGCGAAAGAGAAGATGGACAGCGACCCGGAGGCTGCCAAGGCGCTCATCGCCGAGGCCCACGAGGAGGCCAAGGCGGCGATGCGCGAGATCCGCGACCTCGCTCGCGGCATCCACCCGGCCGTCCTGACCGATCGCGGATTGGACGCGGCGATCTCGGCGCTGGCCGGCCGCTCGCCCGTCCCGGTGACGCTTGACATCGATCTGCCGACCCGTTTACCCGACGCAATCGAGTCAACCGCCTACTTCGTTGTCGCCGAGGCGCTCACCAACGTCGCCCGCCACAGCAACGCGACCTCCGCGCGCGTGACCGCACGCCTGACTGGCGGCAGATTACTGGTCGACATAACCGACAATGGACGCGGCGGCGCAGTCGTAACCCCGGGTGGCGGGCTGGAGGGCCTGGCCGATCGCGTTGCCGGGGTCGACGGCACGCTGACGATCGACAGCCCCTCTGGCGGGCCGACCACCATCCACGCGGAGCTGCCGTGCGTGTGGTGA
- a CDS encoding response regulator transcription factor translates to MRVVIAEDSVLLRAGLARLVTDAGHEVVAAVGSGPDLVEAIIRERPDVSIVDVRMPPTFRDEGLRAAIAARDRVPLAPILILSQYVEERYAGELLATGAAGVGYLLKDRVADVGDFLTALRQVAGGGTVLDPEVVSQLVTRRRRDDRLAGLTPREQEVLALIAEGQSNTAIADRLFIGEGTVEKHISNIFSKLGLDDAISQHRRVLAVLAYLRG, encoded by the coding sequence GTGCGTGTGGTGATCGCCGAGGACTCGGTTCTGCTGCGGGCGGGGCTTGCCCGATTGGTGACTGATGCTGGCCATGAGGTCGTCGCGGCTGTCGGATCCGGGCCGGATCTCGTCGAAGCGATCATTCGCGAGCGGCCGGACGTGTCGATCGTCGATGTGCGGATGCCGCCAACATTTCGGGACGAAGGCTTGCGCGCCGCCATCGCGGCGCGCGACCGCGTCCCGCTCGCGCCAATCCTCATCCTCTCCCAGTATGTCGAGGAGCGCTACGCGGGTGAGCTGCTGGCAACCGGCGCGGCCGGCGTCGGCTACCTGCTCAAGGACCGCGTCGCTGATGTTGGCGATTTCCTGACCGCCCTGCGCCAGGTGGCCGGCGGCGGGACCGTCCTCGATCCCGAGGTCGTTTCTCAGCTGGTGACCCGTCGCCGCCGGGACGACCGCCTGGCCGGCCTGACGCCCCGCGAACAGGAGGTTCTCGCCCTGATCGCCGAGGGCCAGTCCAACACTGCTATCGCCGATCGCCTCTTCATCGGTGAGGGCACGGTCGAGAAGCACATCAGCAACATCTTCAGCAAGCTCGGCCTCGACGACGCTATCAGCCAGCATCGCCGTGTGCTGGCTGTCCTCGCGTATCTGCGAGGGTAG
- a CDS encoding AAA family ATPase, producing MTSRRPDIHDDLADMVAALREPAAWPDPVTEVEVIQTHISVVFLAGDYVYKVKKPVDFGFLDFTTPRRRLAACQAEVRLNRRLCPDTYLGVVPIRETQAGLRFGGSAGRVVDYAVKMRRLPEHRMLDRLLPAGLVTGEMVDELAGVIARFHDRSDRDPRISRFGSPRVIARNWQENFDQTRQFVGTTLDVDQDRRIREWVAAFQRDHRKQLERRVSEGRVRDCHGDLRLSTVCFRNPGDICVYDCIEFNARFRYSDVAADIAFLAMDFDRQGRPDLGRRFVRQYVVASGDTGLLDIVGFYQCYRAFVRGKVESFQTAEPEIPTEQRERAAERARHAFSLADQYTTQPCRLRLIVMAGLSGTGKSALAARLATGLGATVIASDVVRKALSGHAPTDRLSSDVGGGIYTAAQTERAYAAMLDEAERLLDAGTSVILDATFTRKRQRAAAHALAGRAGASFVCVECVASEEIVRARLRTRQTDAAAISDAGLDVWLDQRRHFEAIDELAPDEHIVIDTGQPLDRATGDAFQRIE from the coding sequence ATGACATCCAGACGCCCCGACATCCACGACGATCTGGCAGATATGGTTGCGGCGCTGCGCGAGCCCGCCGCATGGCCCGACCCGGTAACCGAGGTCGAGGTGATCCAGACACACATCTCGGTCGTGTTCCTGGCTGGTGATTATGTCTACAAGGTGAAGAAGCCGGTCGATTTCGGCTTTCTGGACTTCACGACGCCGCGTCGCCGGCTGGCTGCCTGTCAGGCCGAGGTGCGCCTGAATCGTCGCCTCTGTCCCGACACCTATCTCGGCGTCGTGCCGATCCGGGAGACACAGGCCGGGCTGCGCTTTGGCGGGTCGGCCGGCCGCGTCGTCGATTATGCGGTGAAGATGCGCAGGTTGCCGGAACATCGGATGCTCGACCGGCTGCTGCCGGCGGGACTGGTGACTGGTGAGATGGTCGACGAGCTGGCCGGCGTCATCGCGCGCTTCCACGATCGATCCGACCGCGACCCGCGAATCAGCCGCTTCGGATCCCCGCGCGTCATCGCGCGTAACTGGCAGGAGAACTTCGATCAGACCCGGCAATTCGTCGGAACGACGCTCGATGTCGACCAGGACAGGCGAATCCGGGAGTGGGTTGCCGCGTTCCAGCGCGACCATCGCAAGCAGCTTGAGCGCAGAGTCTCCGAGGGTCGTGTCCGCGACTGTCACGGTGACCTGCGGCTATCGACAGTCTGCTTCCGCAACCCCGGCGATATCTGCGTCTACGACTGCATCGAGTTCAACGCGCGATTCCGCTATTCGGACGTCGCCGCCGACATCGCCTTTCTGGCCATGGACTTCGACCGTCAGGGCCGGCCCGATCTCGGCCGCCGCTTCGTTCGGCAGTATGTCGTAGCCTCTGGGGACACCGGGCTGCTCGACATCGTCGGGTTCTATCAGTGCTATCGCGCGTTCGTGCGTGGCAAGGTCGAGAGCTTCCAGACAGCCGAGCCGGAGATCCCGACCGAGCAGCGCGAACGGGCAGCCGAACGCGCCCGCCACGCGTTCTCGCTTGCAGATCAGTACACCACGCAACCATGCCGCCTGCGGCTGATCGTCATGGCTGGACTATCTGGAACCGGGAAATCGGCGTTGGCAGCGCGCCTGGCAACCGGGCTCGGCGCGACGGTCATCGCTTCGGATGTCGTTCGCAAAGCGTTGAGCGGCCACGCGCCAACCGACCGGCTCAGCAGTGACGTCGGCGGCGGGATCTACACGGCCGCGCAGACGGAACGCGCCTACGCCGCCATGCTGGACGAAGCCGAGCGGCTGCTCGACGCCGGGACCAGCGTGATTCTCGATGCGACATTCACGCGCAAACGGCAACGGGCGGCAGCGCATGCACTGGCCGGCCGGGCTGGGGCGAGCTTCGTCTGCGTCGAATGTGTTGCGAGCGAGGAGATCGTTCGCGCACGGCTGCGGACGCGCCAGACTGACGCGGCTGCCATCTCGGACGCAGGGCTGGATGTCTGGCTCGACCAGCGCCGGCACTTCGAAGCAATCGACGAGCTCGCTCCGGACGAGCACATCGTCATCGACACGGGCCAACCGCTCGATCGGGCGACCGGGGACGCATTCCAGCGAATCGAGTAG
- a CDS encoding sigma-70 family RNA polymerase sigma factor, translating to MNIETPLMRQPEPADVATQYEAARRQLARALSEYVADLDTSALPAPAARELAHRRNEVIETGLTFFGPLRRFVHREVIHWGAIDGFELDDAPVDDIVATIYLAAVEHADEAPHARAFYTWLRRIGRREVRAALLEQERLNRIEVSLEEPVMVVGDWPDRVVRLISVLADPAAAIPDDLLIAAEDTDALSALLDKLPERWREVFLLRVVDGWESVAIAEAEGIAAEDVRAIVESSRTFLRDWLEENASIITAH from the coding sequence ATGAATATCGAGACACCCCTGATGCGGCAACCGGAGCCCGCTGATGTTGCGACGCAGTATGAGGCCGCGCGTCGGCAGCTCGCCCGCGCGCTGAGCGAGTACGTTGCTGACCTCGACACCTCCGCCCTTCCCGCGCCGGCCGCGCGCGAGTTGGCGCATCGTCGGAACGAAGTCATCGAGACCGGCCTCACGTTCTTCGGCCCGCTCCGCCGCTTCGTCCACCGCGAAGTCATCCACTGGGGCGCGATCGACGGCTTCGAGCTGGATGATGCGCCGGTGGATGACATCGTCGCCACCATTTATCTGGCCGCCGTCGAGCATGCCGACGAAGCGCCGCACGCGCGAGCGTTCTATACATGGCTACGGCGGATCGGCCGGCGCGAGGTCCGTGCCGCGCTGCTCGAACAGGAGCGTCTCAACCGCATCGAGGTCTCGCTCGAGGAGCCTGTGATGGTCGTCGGCGACTGGCCCGACCGCGTCGTCCGGCTGATCTCCGTGCTCGCCGACCCTGCTGCCGCGATTCCCGACGATCTCCTGATCGCCGCCGAGGACACCGACGCGCTGTCCGCGCTGCTCGACAAGCTCCCGGAGCGCTGGCGCGAAGTCTTCCTTCTGCGGGTTGTCGATGGCTGGGAGTCGGTCGCGATCGCCGAGGCAGAGGGGATCGCGGCAGAAGACGTGCGGGCGATCGTCGAATCCAGCCGGACTTTCCTGCGAGACTGGCTGGAGGAGAACGCCTCGATCATCACCGCACACTGA